From the Micromonospora lupini genome, one window contains:
- a CDS encoding glycosyltransferase family 2 protein, giving the protein MVNGKRVLIIIPALNESGSIADVVGEVRGELPGVDVLVVDDGSTDRTAAVAAAAGARVAKLPYNLGVGGAMRLGYRYARDHDYDVAIQIDADGQHDPRYVPKLVDLLDETDLVIGARFAGEGDYSVRGPRRWAMVMLSGVLSRVARTKLTDTTSGFRAANRRVIDMFATWYPVEYLGDTVETLVHTARRGYTIRQVPVAMRKRMAGTPSHSPAKAMIYLGRAFAVLTLALIRR; this is encoded by the coding sequence ATGGTTAACGGCAAGCGGGTCCTGATCATCATCCCCGCGCTCAACGAGTCCGGCTCGATCGCCGACGTCGTCGGAGAGGTCCGCGGTGAACTGCCCGGCGTCGACGTGCTCGTCGTCGACGACGGCTCCACCGACCGCACCGCCGCCGTCGCCGCCGCGGCCGGCGCCCGGGTCGCCAAACTGCCGTACAACCTCGGCGTCGGCGGCGCCATGCGCCTCGGCTACCGGTACGCCCGCGACCACGACTACGACGTGGCCATCCAGATCGACGCCGACGGGCAGCACGACCCCCGGTACGTGCCGAAGCTCGTCGACCTGCTCGACGAGACCGACCTGGTGATCGGCGCCCGGTTCGCCGGCGAGGGCGACTACAGCGTCCGCGGCCCCCGCCGCTGGGCCATGGTCATGCTCTCCGGCGTCCTCTCCCGCGTCGCCCGCACCAAGCTCACCGACACCACCTCCGGGTTCCGGGCCGCCAACCGCCGGGTCATCGACATGTTCGCCACCTGGTACCCGGTGGAGTACCTGGGCGACACGGTCGAGACGCTCGTGCACACGGCCCGACGCGGATACACCATCCGCCAGGTGCCGGTGGCCATGCGCAAGCGGATGGCCGGCACCCCCAGCCACTCCCCGGCCAAGGCCATGATCTACCTCGGCCGCGCCTTCGCCGTGCTCACGTTGGCGCTCATTCGCCGGTGA
- a CDS encoding endonuclease VII domain-containing protein, translated as MPRPLDDRDGHRRCRDCGEWLPLEQFCASSKRPDCRGSYCKPCFNKRSKASYAKRVREQHGREVRKAREVPEGHRFCADCHAAKPLADFPRNRSDSTGYGTYCKPCHNVRTRETKQRLYGGTREYHLRRRYGVGEKEFQELLAEQGGVCAICGGADPQHLDHDHRTGWVRGILCFNCNGGPGQFRDSPTRLARAITYLRGTTWQRALIHPGVYQMCSPTRGRPPSPRF; from the coding sequence ATGCCTCGACCTCTGGACGACCGGGATGGCCACCGCCGCTGCCGCGACTGCGGCGAGTGGCTGCCCCTCGAGCAGTTCTGCGCCAGCAGCAAGCGGCCGGACTGTCGCGGCAGCTACTGCAAGCCGTGCTTCAACAAGCGGTCGAAGGCCAGCTACGCCAAACGCGTGCGGGAGCAACACGGCCGCGAGGTCCGGAAGGCGCGCGAGGTCCCGGAGGGACATCGGTTCTGCGCGGACTGCCACGCGGCCAAGCCCCTGGCCGACTTCCCCCGTAACCGCTCGGACAGCACGGGCTACGGCACATACTGCAAGCCGTGCCACAACGTCCGAACCCGCGAAACAAAGCAACGGCTCTACGGCGGGACGCGCGAGTACCACCTGCGGCGGCGGTACGGCGTTGGTGAGAAGGAGTTTCAGGAGCTCCTCGCCGAGCAGGGCGGGGTCTGCGCGATCTGCGGCGGCGCGGACCCGCAACATCTGGACCACGATCATCGCACCGGATGGGTGCGCGGGATACTCTGCTTCAACTGCAACGGTGGTCCTGGCCAGTTCCGTGACAGTCCTACGAGGCTGGCCAGGGCGATCACGTACCTGAGAGGAACCACGTGGCAGCGGGCTTTGATCCATCCGGGCGTCTACCAGATGTGTTCACCAACGCGGGGACGTCCTCCTTCACCACGTTTCTGA
- a CDS encoding polysaccharide biosynthesis protein: MIRRLLSLVPPGTVAVGAGLALLGLASYVHLAVAGHSLSVADYGSLSVLWTIVFTLGIGLFMPVEQEVARLVAGRHSQGLPPGPVLARGAALAAGLLAAVVALIIAARGPLADRFFGGDGTMVTVLIGSLAALAVAHTTRGLLSGLQLFPWYGTQLGVDGGLRIALVALLGLTGVTNPVWFGAVLIVAPLISVAVTAPPILRAVGGGVAAAWAPLLRGLGLLTASSLLSQVVVNIGVINVKVLDPSDVATAGALLSALVLVRIPLFVFASLQASLLPGLATSATTGDRAAFNGLLRRALGVVTALGLTGAVLAVLLGPWLVQTLFDAPDVLGHGDFAWLAAATLAYLWAMVLGQALLALDRHRAQAMAWAVGVAALVVATLAPVATALRVELGYAIGSVVVAATMAALLRGTRTAGTTPVAAPHREAVTQG, from the coding sequence GTGATCCGCCGGCTCCTGAGTCTGGTCCCACCGGGCACCGTCGCCGTCGGCGCCGGCCTGGCCCTGCTGGGGCTCGCCTCCTACGTCCACCTGGCCGTCGCCGGACACAGCCTCAGCGTGGCGGACTACGGCTCCCTCTCGGTGCTCTGGACGATCGTCTTCACGCTCGGCATCGGCCTGTTCATGCCCGTCGAGCAGGAGGTCGCCCGCCTCGTCGCCGGCCGGCACAGCCAGGGCCTACCCCCGGGGCCGGTACTGGCCCGCGGGGCGGCCCTGGCGGCCGGCCTGCTCGCCGCCGTGGTCGCGCTGATCATCGCTGCCCGAGGCCCGCTCGCCGACAGGTTCTTCGGCGGCGACGGCACCATGGTCACCGTCCTCATCGGGTCGCTCGCCGCACTCGCCGTCGCGCACACCACCCGCGGCCTCCTCTCCGGCCTGCAACTGTTCCCCTGGTACGGCACCCAGCTCGGCGTCGACGGCGGCCTGCGCATCGCCCTCGTCGCCCTGCTGGGCCTGACCGGCGTCACCAATCCCGTCTGGTTCGGCGCGGTGCTCATCGTCGCGCCGCTGATCAGCGTGGCCGTCACCGCCCCGCCGATCCTGCGGGCCGTCGGCGGCGGCGTCGCCGCCGCCTGGGCACCGCTGCTGCGCGGCCTCGGCCTGCTCACCGCGTCCAGCCTGCTCTCCCAGGTCGTCGTCAACATCGGCGTGATCAACGTCAAGGTGCTGGACCCGTCCGACGTGGCCACCGCCGGCGCCCTGCTCTCCGCTCTGGTGCTGGTCCGCATCCCGCTGTTCGTCTTCGCGTCGCTGCAGGCGTCCCTGCTTCCCGGCCTCGCCACCTCCGCCACCACAGGCGACCGCGCCGCCTTCAACGGCCTCCTACGCCGGGCCCTGGGCGTCGTCACGGCGCTCGGCCTCACCGGCGCAGTGCTCGCCGTCCTGCTCGGCCCGTGGCTGGTGCAGACCCTGTTCGACGCGCCCGACGTCCTCGGCCACGGCGACTTCGCCTGGCTCGCCGCGGCCACCCTCGCCTACCTCTGGGCGATGGTCCTCGGCCAGGCGCTGCTCGCCCTCGACCGGCACCGGGCGCAGGCCATGGCCTGGGCCGTCGGCGTGGCCGCGCTCGTCGTCGCCACCCTCGCCCCGGTCGCCACCGCGCTACGGGTCGAGCTCGGCTACGCCATCGGCTCGGTGGTGGTCGCCGCCACCATGGCCGCCCTGCTGCGCGGCACCCGCACCGCCGGCACCACACCCGTTGCCGCCCCGCACCGCGAGGCCGTCACCCAGGGGTGA
- a CDS encoding ubiquitin-like protein Pup, whose protein sequence is MATHDSGGQSQSGKSRQGEEIEDVTTEANPEVAERHAEITEDVDDLLDEIDSVLEENAEEFVRGYVQKGGE, encoded by the coding sequence ATGGCCACTCATGACAGCGGCGGCCAGTCGCAGTCCGGCAAGTCCCGCCAGGGCGAGGAGATCGAGGACGTCACCACGGAGGCCAACCCCGAGGTGGCCGAGCGGCACGCCGAGATCACCGAGGACGTCGACGACCTGCTCGACGAGATCGACTCCGTCCTGGAAGAAAACGCGGAGGAGTTCGTGAGGGGTTACGTGCAAAAAGGGGGCGAGTAG
- the prcA gene encoding proteasome subunit alpha, with product MAMQFYASPEQIMRDRSELARKGIARGRSAVVLSYSGGVLFVAENLSSALHKVSEIYDRIGFAAVGRYNEFENLRRAGVRMADLNGLSYDRRDVTGRALANAFAQTLGAIFTEQSKPFEVEICVAEVGATPDDDELYRLTYDGSVNDEPGRMAMGGQAEAITGVLKSQHRADMSLGEAARVAVQALSTVGGEGGAARTIAANQLEVAVLDRQRVGRTFRRITGAALTSLLDGDVADAEQPAEAGGPDTPAQPTTEAHKPTTSAGSADLEDKPADGK from the coding sequence GTGGCCATGCAGTTCTACGCCTCGCCCGAACAGATCATGCGCGACCGCTCCGAGCTGGCCCGCAAGGGCATCGCCCGGGGTCGCAGCGCGGTGGTCCTGAGCTACTCCGGCGGGGTGCTCTTCGTCGCGGAGAACCTCTCCAGCGCCCTGCACAAGGTCAGTGAGATCTACGACCGGATCGGCTTCGCCGCCGTCGGTCGCTACAACGAGTTCGAGAATCTGCGCCGGGCCGGCGTGCGGATGGCCGACCTGAACGGCCTGAGCTACGACAGGCGTGACGTCACCGGGCGGGCGCTCGCCAACGCGTTCGCGCAGACGCTCGGTGCGATCTTCACCGAGCAGTCGAAGCCGTTCGAGGTGGAGATCTGCGTGGCCGAGGTCGGGGCGACTCCGGACGACGACGAGCTGTACCGGCTCACCTATGACGGGTCGGTCAACGACGAGCCGGGGCGGATGGCCATGGGTGGTCAGGCCGAGGCGATCACCGGTGTGTTGAAGTCGCAGCATCGGGCGGACATGTCCCTGGGCGAGGCGGCCCGGGTGGCGGTGCAGGCGTTGAGCACCGTCGGCGGTGAGGGCGGCGCGGCCCGCACGATCGCCGCCAACCAGCTCGAGGTGGCGGTGCTGGACCGCCAGCGGGTGGGTCGGACGTTCCGCCGGATCACGGGCGCGGCGCTGACGTCGCTGCTCGACGGTGATGTCGCGGACGCGGAGCAGCCGGCCGAGGCGGGTGGCCCGGACACGCCGGCGCAGCCGACCACGGAGGCGCACAAGCCGACGACGTCGGCGGGTTCCGCCGACCTGGAGGACAAGCCGGCGGACGGCAAGTAG
- the prcB gene encoding proteasome subunit beta codes for MAAGFDPSGRLPDVFTNAGTSSFTTFLSRVAPEMLPGRRPLPPGMAADLAPHATTIVAISAAGGVVMAGDRRATMGNLIAQRDIEKVHPADAYSLVGIAGTAGIGIELMRLFQVELEHYEKIEGAMLSLDGKANRLASMIRGNLGAAMQGLAVVPLFAGFDLAAADPSRAGRIFSFDVTGGPYEETGYDAIGSGSLFAKSALKKRFRTGVSLDDATRLAVEALYDAADDDTATGGPDLTRRIYPVVMTATAEGTRRLTDTETAAIAEGVVAGRMENPGG; via the coding sequence GTGGCAGCGGGCTTTGATCCATCCGGGCGTCTACCAGATGTGTTCACCAACGCGGGGACGTCCTCCTTCACCACGTTTCTGAGCCGGGTGGCGCCCGAGATGCTGCCCGGTCGTCGGCCGTTGCCGCCGGGCATGGCCGCCGATCTGGCGCCGCACGCGACCACCATCGTGGCGATCTCGGCCGCCGGCGGTGTGGTGATGGCCGGCGACCGACGGGCCACCATGGGCAACCTGATCGCGCAGCGCGACATCGAGAAGGTGCACCCCGCCGACGCGTACTCGCTTGTCGGCATCGCGGGCACCGCGGGCATCGGCATCGAGCTGATGCGACTGTTCCAGGTGGAGCTTGAGCACTACGAGAAGATCGAGGGCGCGATGCTCTCGCTCGACGGCAAGGCCAACCGGTTGGCGTCGATGATCCGGGGCAACCTGGGCGCGGCGATGCAGGGCCTGGCCGTGGTGCCGCTGTTCGCCGGCTTCGACCTGGCCGCCGCCGACCCGTCGCGGGCGGGGCGGATCTTCAGCTTCGACGTGACAGGTGGCCCGTACGAGGAGACCGGGTACGACGCGATCGGCTCCGGCTCGCTCTTCGCGAAGTCGGCGCTGAAGAAGCGTTTCCGGACCGGCGTGTCCCTCGACGACGCGACCCGGCTCGCGGTCGAGGCGCTCTACGACGCGGCCGACGACGACACCGCGACCGGTGGGCCGGACCTGACCCGCCGGATCTATCCGGTGGTGATGACCGCTACCGCCGAGGGCACCCGCCGGTTGACCGACACCGAGACGGCGGCGATCGCCGAGGGTGTGGTCGCCGGCCGGATGGAGAATCCGGGCGGTTGA
- a CDS encoding DUF2304 domain-containing protein: MKLTLVTGLTGLILLATIVELLRRRQLREKYGMLWLCVLVIVIPLSLFPRLLDNVAELLGVQSGVSLVLFLGIVFLLLVCVHLSWEVSALEEETRTLAEDFALLRAEIDADRAARDELVSHDG, from the coding sequence ATGAAGCTCACCCTCGTCACCGGCTTGACCGGCCTGATATTGCTGGCCACGATCGTCGAGCTGCTGCGCCGCCGGCAGCTCCGCGAGAAGTACGGCATGCTCTGGCTCTGCGTCCTGGTGATCGTCATCCCGCTGTCGCTCTTCCCCCGCCTGCTGGACAACGTCGCCGAACTGCTCGGCGTCCAGTCCGGCGTGAGCCTCGTGCTCTTCCTCGGCATCGTCTTCCTGCTGCTGGTCTGTGTGCACCTCAGCTGGGAGGTCAGCGCCTTGGAGGAAGAGACCCGCACCCTGGCAGAAGACTTCGCCCTGCTGCGCGCCGAGATCGACGCGGACCGGGCGGCCCGAGACGAACTGGTGTCGCACGATGGTTAA
- the dop gene encoding depupylase/deamidase Dop, producing the protein MSVRRIMGTEVEYGISVPGQAGANPMVTSSQVVNAYGARPELNRGGRARWDYEEESPLRDARGFTYSGAAYDPAEALADEDLGLANVILTNGARLYVDHAHPEYSTPEVTTPRDIVRWDKAGERVMAEASRRAATIPGSQPIHLYKNNTDNKGASYGAHENYLMRRQTPFADIVAYLTPFFVTRQIVCGAGRVGIGQDGGQSGFQISQRADFFEVEVGLETTLKRPIINTRDEPHADADKYRRLHVIIGDANLSEISTYLKVGTTALILTMIEEKALGADLGIADPVSELRAVSHDPSLSHLMRLRDGRRLTALDVQWAYLERVRSFVDDRYGTDVDEQTADVLDRWEDVLDRLGRDPMLCADELDWVAKLRLLEGYRDREKLGWGSHKLQLVDLQYSDVRPEKGLYNRLVSRGAMKTLLTDEETRSAMTEPPEDTRAYFRGRCLAQYASEVVAASWDSVIFDVGRESLVRVPMMEPERGTRAHVGALFDRCASAKDLLETLTGG; encoded by the coding sequence ACCCGATGGTCACCTCGTCCCAGGTGGTCAACGCCTACGGGGCCCGGCCGGAGCTCAACCGGGGCGGACGCGCCCGCTGGGACTACGAGGAGGAGTCGCCGCTGCGCGACGCCCGCGGCTTCACCTACTCCGGGGCCGCCTACGACCCCGCCGAAGCCCTCGCCGACGAGGACCTGGGCCTGGCCAACGTGATACTCACCAACGGCGCACGCCTCTACGTGGACCACGCCCACCCCGAATACTCCACCCCCGAGGTCACCACACCCCGCGACATCGTCCGTTGGGACAAGGCCGGCGAGCGGGTCATGGCCGAGGCGTCCCGCCGCGCCGCCACCATCCCCGGCAGCCAGCCGATCCACCTCTACAAGAACAACACCGACAACAAGGGCGCCAGCTACGGCGCCCACGAGAACTACCTGATGCGCCGGCAGACCCCGTTCGCCGACATCGTGGCGTACCTGACGCCGTTCTTCGTGACCCGCCAGATCGTCTGCGGCGCCGGCCGCGTCGGCATCGGGCAGGACGGCGGGCAGAGCGGCTTCCAGATCTCCCAGCGCGCCGACTTCTTCGAGGTCGAGGTCGGCCTGGAGACCACCCTCAAGCGGCCGATCATCAACACCCGCGACGAGCCGCACGCCGACGCCGACAAGTACCGCCGGCTGCACGTCATCATCGGCGACGCCAACCTCTCCGAGATCTCCACCTACCTCAAGGTGGGCACCACCGCGCTGATCCTCACCATGATCGAGGAGAAGGCGCTCGGCGCCGACCTCGGCATCGCCGACCCGGTCAGCGAACTCCGCGCGGTCAGCCACGACCCGTCCCTGTCGCACCTCATGAGGCTGCGCGACGGCCGCCGACTGACAGCCCTCGACGTGCAGTGGGCGTACCTGGAGCGGGTGCGGTCCTTTGTCGACGACCGCTACGGCACCGACGTCGACGAGCAGACCGCCGACGTGTTGGACCGGTGGGAGGACGTGCTGGATCGGCTCGGCCGCGACCCGATGCTCTGCGCCGACGAGCTGGACTGGGTGGCCAAGCTGCGGCTGCTGGAGGGCTACCGGGATCGGGAGAAGCTCGGCTGGGGCTCGCACAAGCTCCAACTCGTCGACCTGCAGTACTCCGACGTACGCCCGGAGAAGGGCCTCTACAACCGGCTGGTCTCCCGGGGGGCGATGAAGACACTGCTCACCGACGAGGAGACCCGCAGCGCCATGACCGAGCCCCCGGAGGACACCCGGGCCTACTTCCGTGGCCGCTGCCTCGCCCAGTACGCCTCGGAGGTGGTCGCCGCGAGCTGGGACTCGGTGATCTTCGACGTGGGTCGGGAGTCGCTGGTCCGGGTGCCGATGATGGAGCCGGAGCGGGGCACCCGCGCCCACGTCGGCGCCCTGTTCGACCGCTGCGCCAGCGCCAAGGACCTGTTGGAGACGCTTACCGGCGGCTGA